One genomic region from Diabrotica undecimpunctata isolate CICGRU chromosome 9, icDiaUnde3, whole genome shotgun sequence encodes:
- the LOC140449950 gene encoding uncharacterized protein produces the protein MAILVDTYRRLSCKRMIIFLNIWFVRQCISHQVTPTFAKVKTSKNVPDKEKQILEKKILKRELKKHYTKLHHINVNLKITYDQILQQHPWFLVNDSFNNIEDEVSRLQSTKKRNLTNKLNRLILQKQQRSTSTLLHKFSDHQFHPRVLNLSNTNFSEDELYFLGLGLKFSCQNFRLSDSVLGGFAVELDTLIEGMTNNADTKQYLRNSCISLLQQQQCKYKRNFHRNHHNFKKQKDLLKSIKQKIDRDSLVLSKADKGNCVVILEQTQYIEKVESFLSDNSFVVLEKNPLNTFINKTKAMVKLFNDTITKYNNRKLIVSNPITPRLYGLPKIHKHNCPIRPVVSFCNTPVSILSEFIYNTIQSITNFKPKFSIKNSLDLIERLNNIRIEEGFYLVSFDVSNLFTSVPRDETLPLVHNLLDNCNISAKDKDAILTILKFCLDQDFFQFNQKIYKQPTGLAMGSPLSPFLADIFLDSLEQKFVNNNNKIVFWSRYVDDCIALIQGTQDDIGSTLEYFSTSKNTPVDRIKLRR, from the exons aTGGCAATCTTGGTTGATACTTATAGAAGACTATCCTGCAAGAGAATGATCATATTCTTGAACATTTGGTTCGTTAGACAGTGCATTTCACATCAAGTCACTCCTACTTTTGCTAAGgtcaaaacatcaaaaaatgtacccgataaagaaaaacagattttgGAGAAAAAGATCCTGAAAAGAGAACTTAAGAAGCACTATACCAAACTTCACCATATTAACgtcaatcttaaaattacttaTGATCAAATTTTGCAACAACATCCTTGGTTTCTAGTCAATGACTCCTTTAACAACATAGAAGATGAGGTCTCTCGTTTACAATCCACCAAGAAGAGAAATCTTACCAACAAATTAAACCGTTTGATTTTGCAAAAACAACAGAGAAGCACCTCAACACTTTTGCATAAGTTTTCAGATCATCAATTTCATCCTAGAGTCTTAAATCTAAGTAACACTAACTTTTCAGAGGATGAACTGTATTTTTTAGGATTAGGCCTTAAGTTTTCTTGTCAGAATTTTAGGTTAAGTGACTCAGTGCTGGGAGGATTTGCGGTAGAGCTGGACACTCTAATAGAAGGtatgactaacaatgctgatactaaacaatatttgagaaactcttgcattagcttacttcaacaacaacaatgtaagtacaaacgcaattttcatagaaatcaccataattttaaaaaacaaaaggatttgctaaaatcaattaaacaaaaaattgatagagattctcttgtactcagcaaggctgataagggtaattgtgttgtaatcttagaacaaactcaatacatagagaaagtagaatcttttctttcagataacagttttgtagttttggaaaaaaatccacttaacacctttattaataaaacaaaagcaatggtcaaattgtttaatgatactattactaaatataacaacagaaagttaattgtatctaatcctataacacctaggttatatggacttcctaaaatccataaacacaattgtcccataaggccggtagtaagtttttgtaatactccagtttctattttatcagagtttatttacaacacaattcagtctatcactaattttaaacctaagttctccatcaaaaattctttagatctaatagaacggttaaataacattaggatagaagagggtttttatttagtttcttttgatgtttccaatctgtttacttctgtaccaagagatgaaacattacctttagtacacaatcttctagacaattgcaacatatcagcaaaagacaaagatgctatcttaactatacttaaattctgtctggatcaggacttctttcaattcaatcaaaaaatatacaaacaaccaacaggtttagcaatgggatctccactatcaccttttctggctgacattttcttagacagcttagaacagaagtttgttaacaacaacaacaaaatagttttttggtcaaggtatgttgatgattgtatagctctcatacagggaacccaagatgat ataggTAGTACtcttgagtattttagtacttccaaAAATACTCCCGTTGATAGAATTAAGTTAAggagatga